The genomic stretch AAAGGTTGCACGACATGGAACTTACCTATGAAAACTCCCTGTTCTTTTACGAACAGTTATCCGGTGATGAATTTCAGAAAGTTTAGAGTCAAGACCTGGTTGTGATATCTCCAGCCCTTCTGATTTAACTATATTTAAGTATCTGAAGGGAATCAATGCATTAGCTAAATTGGTGCAGAGAATGAACAGATCGAACAAACTCCTTTTGGGGAGAACATTAGCATAATGCCATTTCTTCAAAGATTTCTCCTATCTGGAACAAGTACTTAAAGCTGGATTACTTTTAAGAAGGCAAGTAACATTAGACGCCTAGGACATGCCTGGCAGCAGAAACATCTTGAAAACTGTCAGTTTATATTAGTAGCAGCCTGAACCATGATTTAAAAAATCCAATAAACTGGACTCTGATAAAATTATACGTTTCTGTACATCTTTCcttgtttgtatttttttttactgctAGGCAATGATAAGTTTGAAGCATCAGGTTGCTTTCATGTAACACTATACCTTCTTGGGTTAAAGTTATCTACTTCCAGATCTTCGTCCCAAAGAAAGATGTACTGATACATGGAGACAACAGAAGGATGGAGGAACCTCTTTGCAAACCACCTACAAAAACAGATGCCTTGACATTTTATCTTGAAGCTAAACGATACCAGATAAAAAATGAAGGGTAGAACAATACCCTTTTTTGGTTGCAAAAGAGAGACAAGGCATGTCCAATCTCAGAGCAAAGAAGGAAATACCATACCATTTTGTCTGGTTAGAAGCAGCTATATGTATCACACTTTTGCTCCACGGCAGATCATTCCACCCGTTGACATTCCCATCATAATGGAACAACATGGCTGTAAAATTTTCTGGAAGAAACTGAACACTCAAGAGTTACATGACAATTATGTGCAATTAGTTCTTACGGAGGTAGTAATGAAGTACCTTCTTTATAATAGCGTCCACAGTTTTTTTCTGATTTATACCAGCAGCAATGGCAATCAAAAACTGGTCGTTCTGTTTAGACTTCTGCTGGAACTAAACACTTACAGAGCATTAAATAACTAAATAAGATTTTGTACTTATGAGGTGGGAGCAGCTAATGGTTGATGAGTTTGACAAGTGAAACCAACAGAAATTTTGTACTGGAATCAAAGCTCTTAAGAGGAGATGTACCCAACTGACCTGTGACTCTGCACTTGTCGTCAGCCACAATGGCTTCAACTCCATGTCGGAGTTAGACTCCACTATACCATGGGGCAAATATCCAATCCTAGCAACAGCTTTTTGAGACACCTTGACAGCAGCTCTGTCAAACACCTGATGTTTAAAATGGAGGCGCAATCCATGTCTTAGTAGCAAAATAAACTCTGCTTCTGGGTTGATAGGGAGGAAACAATTTTTCTAACTTTTGATAGAAATAATTTGTCCACATACCGTCACTGTATCAAATGGTCGAGATTTTGCTTCCAACTGTAAAAATTGCATAATCACATCAGATTCATCCTTCAGGTATATTTTTGTTCAGAGAACTCCGTTTTGAATAAACGAGGGATATTGATTGTTACCGATGTCTGCTTATGTTGAAAGTTAGCCATGTTGTAAACCAGGAACACGATAATCACGCACAGGACCAATAGATGCAACCGCAGTTTCATCTTAGGATAGCTATCGCCCTCCTTACCATTCTGTGGAATCAAAAGTAGGTAGCAATACAGAATCGTGACCTCACACTGAACCACCCTTTTAAGAGCTCAGGAATTGTAGATGCCACTAACAAGCAATGAATCATCAAAAGAACACAtgcaaactcaccttatattgcaAGGCACTagtttttgacttttttttcctGTAGATCTGGAAACAGATGAATCAGTCTTCTTATGGTGTTAAGATGCAACTCGAGCACATCAGGATTATTTCATGACACCCTGCATGCAGGTCataaaatatagcaaataatATGTTGTCATAATTTTATAATGTAAAGATTGACTCAGTTCATTTGGGGTGGTCCCAAAAAATGTTCTAAGGCGTGTTGCTTGAATTCAGACGTATACCACATAAAACAAAGTGTAAAATTCTTAACAATTAGAAAACAGAAAAGGAGAGGGAGAACGCGGGGGCGAAATCTCAAATGAATATGTGGACATCGGAAGCAAATTGACGGCAACGGGGTGTAACGCACGCATCGATGCCGAGCGGAACGGGAACACTCACA from Setaria italica strain Yugu1 chromosome II, Setaria_italica_v2.0, whole genome shotgun sequence encodes the following:
- the LOC101761432 gene encoding uncharacterized protein LOC101761432 isoform X1, with the translated sequence MKLRLHLLVLCVIIVFLVYNMANFQHKQTSLEAKSRPFDTVTVFDRAAVKVSQKAVARIGYLPHGIVESNSDMELKPLWLTTSAESQFQQKSKQNDQFLIAIAAGINQKKTVDAIIKKFLPENFTAMLFHYDGNVNGWNDLPWSKSVIHIAASNQTKWWFAKRFLHPSVVSMYQYIFLWDEDLEVDNFNPRRYLNIVKSEGLEISQPGLDSKLSEIHHRITVRKRTGSFHRRVSRANKECSREGPPCSGWVEGMAPVFSKSAWQCVWHLIQNDLIHGWGIDYKFGYCAQGDRTKNIGVVDSEFIVHRGVQTLGGSTTTKDGTRGKKAQQLRQKDAQVQKTRGRAAGLDMRTKMSTHPSVGRKCSWNLKPQSSRKKKPTATVPLRLSGENHDLSFVISRSAGTGPQGKTEHGSIRLLALEENGGIETHSRLAVFIVTQYPIWTID
- the LOC101761432 gene encoding uncharacterized protein LOC101761432 isoform X2, with amino-acid sequence MKLRLHLLVLCVIIVFLVYNMANFQHKQTSLEAKSRPFDTVTVFDRAAVKVSQKAVARIGYLPHGIVESNSDMELKPLWLTTSAESQKSKQNDQFLIAIAAGINQKKTVDAIIKKFLPENFTAMLFHYDGNVNGWNDLPWSKSVIHIAASNQTKWWFAKRFLHPSVVSMYQYIFLWDEDLEVDNFNPRRYLNIVKSEGLEISQPGLDSKLSEIHHRITVRKRTGSFHRRVSRANKECSREGPPCSGWVEGMAPVFSKSAWQCVWHLIQNDLIHGWGIDYKFGYCAQGDRTKNIGVVDSEFIVHRGVQTLGGSTTTKDGTRGKKAQQLRQKDAQVQKTRGRAAGLDMRTKMSTHPSVGRKCSWNLKPQSSRKKKPTATVPLRLSGENHDLSFVISRSAGTGPQGKTEHGSIRLLALEENGGIETHSRLAVFIVTQYPIWTID
- the LOC101761432 gene encoding uncharacterized protein LOC101761432 isoform X5, encoding MKLRLHLLVLCVIIVFLVYNMANFQHKQTSLEAKSRPFDTVTVFDRAAVKVSQKAVARIGYLPHGIVESNSDMELKPLWLTTSAESQKSKQNDQFLIAIAAGINQKKTVDAIIKKFLPENFTAMLFHYDGNVNGWNDLPWSKSVIHIAASNQTKWWFAKRFLHPSVVSMYQYIFLWDEDLEVDNFNPRRYLNIVKSEGLEISQPGLDSKLSEIHHRITVRKRTGSFHRRVSRANKECSREGPPCSGWVEGMAPVFSKSAWQCVWHLIQNDLIHGWGIDYKFGYCAQGDRTKNIGVVDSEFIVHRGVQTLGGSTTTKDGTRGKKAQQLRQKDAQVQKTRGRAAGLDMRTKIRRKSRSELRDFQKRWDRAAREDRTWVDPFARSRRKRRNRNPQ
- the LOC101761432 gene encoding uncharacterized protein LOC101761432 isoform X3, yielding MKLRLHLLVLCVIIVFLVYNMANFQHKQTSLEAKSRPFDTVTVFDRAAVKVSQKAVARIGYLPHGIVESNSDMELKPLWLTTSAESQFQQKSKQNDQFLIAIAAGINQKKTVDAIIKKFLPENFTAMLFHYDGNVNGWNDLPWSKSVIHIAASNQTKWWFAKRFLHPSVVSMYQYIFLWDEDLEVDNFNPRRYLNIVKSEGLEISQPGLDSKLSEIHHRITVRKRTGSFHRRVSRANKECSREGPPCSGWVEGMAPVFSKSAWQCVWHLIQNDLIHGWGIDYKFGYCAQGDRTKNIGVVDSEFIVHRGVQTLGGSTTTKDGTRGKKAQQLRQKDAQVQKTRGRAAGLDMRTKIRRKSRSELRDFQKRWDRAAREDRTWVDPFARSRRKRRNRNPQ